Proteins from a single region of Candidatus Effluviviaceae Genus I sp.:
- the pilO gene encoding type 4a pilus biogenesis protein PilO gives MKARFRPEIVVALAVMLTLIVADAKVARPRRVAAAEARQRVEQYEQELRYLASHSHELAKVGQFLPQPLDENARGDERFLSGVSAEAKRLNLAFTKVEPAGEQPFGNYVMRRYKLQFEGNYQGFASLLRALETTPDIVTVVGLECVSREAIGASRHRATLEVSVIGR, from the coding sequence ATGAAGGCTCGCTTTAGACCCGAGATCGTCGTCGCGCTGGCCGTGATGCTGACGCTCATCGTGGCGGACGCGAAGGTGGCACGGCCGCGCCGCGTCGCCGCCGCGGAGGCACGCCAGCGCGTCGAGCAGTACGAGCAGGAGCTGCGCTACCTCGCGAGCCACTCTCACGAACTCGCGAAGGTCGGGCAGTTCCTGCCCCAGCCGCTCGACGAGAACGCGAGGGGCGACGAGCGGTTCCTGTCCGGCGTGAGCGCCGAGGCGAAGCGGCTCAACCTCGCCTTCACGAAGGTGGAGCCCGCCGGCGAGCAGCCCTTCGGAAACTACGTGATGCGTCGCTACAAGCTGCAGTTCGAGGGAAACTACCAGGGGTTCGCGTCGCTTCTGCGAGCTCTGGAGACCACACCGGACATCGTGACGGTCGTCGGGCTCGAGTGCGTCTCGCGGGAGGCCATCGGCGCCTCGCGTCATCGTGCCACGCTTGAGGTATCCGTCATCGGGCGCTAG